The following are from one region of the Paraglaciecola sp. L1A13 genome:
- a CDS encoding AraC family transcriptional regulator encodes MDVLKQLFSTFKVSANIFHNGQYCGSWAINTSGTHYMNFHVVSHGNCYLTLPGNKEITKLSQGDIVLFPNDSEHVISGEAHSSSAVNSSPSQDYTNGADTTATGLVCGYFSHNHPLVSSITAHLPQTIIIKNQTLGGSPTGLHYLLDALLDESKHANKGSELIMGRIAEAILAIIFRQHLPNDSGVLAATAHPKLSAAIKAIHSTPNRKWTIELLAQQCFMSRAGFNELFKSVVQQSPMEYVTQWRLGLAYSMLADENVSTLHAALACGYDNESSFSKAFKRVLGVSPGAVRSQKISVSSKGLKEDG; translated from the coding sequence ATGGATGTATTAAAACAGTTATTTTCCACTTTTAAAGTCTCTGCCAACATATTCCACAACGGACAATACTGCGGTAGTTGGGCAATCAACACCTCTGGAACACACTATATGAATTTTCATGTGGTGAGTCACGGTAACTGTTATTTGACGCTGCCGGGCAATAAAGAGATAACCAAGTTGTCGCAAGGGGATATAGTATTATTTCCTAATGATAGCGAGCACGTTATTAGCGGCGAAGCTCACTCCTCATCAGCGGTTAATAGCTCGCCATCTCAAGATTATACAAACGGTGCAGACACAACTGCCACAGGTCTGGTGTGTGGTTATTTTAGCCATAATCATCCTCTGGTTAGCAGTATTACAGCACACTTGCCTCAAACCATTATTATCAAGAATCAAACATTGGGCGGCTCGCCTACCGGGCTACATTACCTGCTTGATGCCTTACTAGACGAGTCTAAGCATGCAAATAAAGGCTCTGAACTGATAATGGGCCGTATCGCTGAGGCCATATTAGCGATTATTTTCCGACAACATCTACCCAACGATAGTGGCGTACTTGCAGCCACAGCCCACCCTAAATTAAGCGCAGCCATCAAAGCGATACACAGTACACCCAACAGAAAATGGACGATTGAACTGCTTGCACAGCAATGCTTTATGTCTCGGGCAGGGTTTAATGAACTGTTTAAATCGGTAGTGCAGCAATCTCCTATGGAGTACGTCACTCAGTGGCGTTTAGGCTTGGCCTATAGCATGCTTGCAGATGAAAACGTATCAACATTGCACGCGGCATTAGCCTGTGGTTATGACAACGAGTCATCATTTTCTAAAGCGTTTAAACGTGTACTGGGTGTCAGCCCTGGGGCCGTTAGGTCGCAGAAAATCAGTGTCTCGTCAAAAGGCCTAAAAGAGGATGGCTAG
- the dcd gene encoding dCTP deaminase: MRLCDKDILAYLKDGKINITPEPDYAEISGVTVDIRLGNKFRVFNEHQAPYIDLSGPKAQVQEALNTVMSDEINVGPDKSFFLHPGELALAVTLESVTLPGNIVGWLDGRSSLARLGLMVHVTAHRIDPGWSGNIVLEFFNSGKLPLALKPGMKIGALSFEVMSDFADKPYNARADAKYKNQEGATASRISGDDKSDR, encoded by the coding sequence ATGCGTTTGTGCGACAAAGATATTCTGGCCTACCTGAAAGACGGCAAAATCAATATCACCCCTGAGCCGGATTATGCTGAGATAAGTGGTGTAACCGTCGATATACGATTAGGTAACAAATTTCGTGTTTTTAATGAGCACCAAGCGCCTTATATCGACTTAAGTGGCCCTAAAGCACAGGTACAAGAAGCACTTAATACCGTGATGAGCGATGAAATAAACGTGGGCCCTGATAAGTCATTCTTCCTACACCCTGGAGAGCTCGCTCTGGCAGTAACACTTGAGTCAGTGACCTTACCCGGCAATATTGTAGGTTGGCTCGATGGCCGCTCTTCTTTGGCGCGTTTAGGGTTAATGGTGCACGTCACTGCGCATCGAATTGACCCCGGTTGGTCAGGTAATATTGTCCTAGAATTTTTCAACAGCGGTAAATTACCACTGGCGTTAAAGCCTGGTATGAAAATCGGTGCTCTTAGTTTTGAAGTTATGTCAGATTTCGCAGACAAGCCTTATAATGCTCGTGCTGATGCCAAGTACAAGAATCAAGAAGGTGCTACGGCTAGCCGCATTAGCGGTGATGACAAATCGGACCGTTAA
- the apbC gene encoding iron-sulfur cluster carrier protein ApbC translates to MLFSRSTPEHKVHQLVSKELAAQFALPAKQIESWITVSSRDVLITLPFAAAQLHDALIERITDAASKQKLSLQHVVIETEIPASPTKVSKVNKIKNIIAIASGKGGVGKSTTSVNIAYALMAQGAKVGLLDADIYGPSIPIMLGNTESTPASRDDKTIVPFSAHGLVASSIGYFVPAENATVWRGPMASKALEQLLRETDWPELDYLIVDMPPGTGDIQLTLAQQIPVSAAVIVTTPQDLAVADAAKGIAMFNKVSVPVLGLIENMSLYICPKCGHQEHIFAENGGVDLAKRNKVPLLGQLPLNIKIRRYTDSGTPLLIAEPNDPLSQAYMDCATAISKQLYLNGLMDLRVQNI, encoded by the coding sequence ATGTTATTTAGTCGGTCTACCCCCGAGCATAAAGTGCACCAGTTAGTATCAAAAGAACTTGCGGCGCAGTTCGCGCTACCCGCGAAACAGATTGAATCTTGGATAACAGTGTCATCAAGGGATGTACTGATCACGTTACCATTTGCGGCTGCTCAGCTTCACGATGCACTTATCGAGCGTATAACTGATGCCGCTAGTAAGCAAAAGCTGTCGTTGCAGCATGTCGTTATTGAAACCGAAATACCTGCGTCACCGACTAAGGTGAGCAAAGTAAACAAGATCAAGAATATTATTGCTATTGCATCAGGTAAAGGAGGGGTAGGTAAATCGACTACCAGTGTTAACATCGCCTATGCTTTAATGGCTCAAGGCGCGAAAGTTGGTTTGTTAGATGCCGATATATACGGGCCATCGATCCCAATCATGTTAGGTAACACTGAGTCAACACCGGCGTCACGGGATGATAAGACCATTGTACCTTTCTCTGCACATGGCTTGGTAGCCAGTTCCATTGGTTATTTTGTGCCAGCAGAAAATGCTACCGTTTGGCGCGGCCCAATGGCCAGTAAAGCGCTTGAACAGTTGCTACGGGAAACCGACTGGCCGGAGTTGGACTATTTGATTGTCGATATGCCTCCTGGCACGGGAGACATTCAGCTTACGCTTGCCCAGCAAATACCTGTCAGTGCCGCGGTTATTGTCACGACGCCCCAAGACCTAGCAGTGGCCGACGCCGCCAAAGGCATTGCCATGTTTAATAAAGTGTCAGTGCCTGTACTGGGCTTGATAGAAAATATGAGTTTGTATATCTGCCCCAAGTGCGGCCATCAGGAACATATTTTTGCAGAAAATGGTGGTGTTGATTTGGCCAAACGCAATAAGGTGCCTTTGTTAGGTCAGTTACCCCTTAACATTAAGATTCGCCGGTACACGGATAGCGGTACGCCGTTGCTGATAGCTGAGCCTAACGATCCTCTGAGTCAAGCATATATGGATTGTGCCACGGCGATATCAAAGCAGTTGTATCTAAATGGCTTGATGGACTTGCGTGTACAAAATATTTAA